The Sphingorhabdus lutea genome segment GAAAGCACCTCTGCCTCGGTTCCATAGCGCAGGCCAACATTATCAAAGTTTACAATAGATTCCATCTTAGTTACGGAATAGAAGCTGATGCGCTGCAAAGCAATGCAGGATTTTATCACCAGCAAATACTATCATTACTCTTGCAACAATAGCCCCATATTCGGTAAGGCATTTTACATGTTATTAAACTGCCCCTCATGCGCAACAAAATATGTCGTGCCAGACAATGCCATTGGCGTTAATGGCCGTCAGGTGCGGTGCGCAAATTGCAAACATAGCTGGTTTCAACAAGGTCCAGAATTGGCGGCCCGCACGGATGCACCCGAAATGGCGCAAAACCCGCCCATTCCTCCTGCACCAAAAGTTGCCGCGCCAAAAGTAGCCGCGCCAACCATTGCAACACAGGAAACGCCGCAACAGCAAGCAACGCAGCATGATGCCGCGCAGCAACAAACACAACAGCAGCTAACACAACAGCACGAAACGCCTCCGCCTGCCCCATCTATTCAAGATGAGCAAAATAGGCCAAGCCAACAGGCGGTATTTGAAGAAATAACCAAAATTAAAGAAAAATTATCGCGTCCAAAGGGCGAGGATAATTTTCAAGGTGAAAATGATCAAGATATTGGCCAAGTAGCCCAGCATATGCAGGACGTAAGCGTCAGTCATTTTTCTCATGAACCGCCATTTAAACCACGCCGAAATCCGGCAAAATTATGGACAATCGCCGC includes the following:
- a CDS encoding zinc-ribbon domain-containing protein, giving the protein MLLNCPSCATKYVVPDNAIGVNGRQVRCANCKHSWFQQGPELAARTDAPEMAQNPPIPPAPKVAAPKVAAPTIATQETPQQQATQHDAAQQQTQQQLTQQHETPPPAPSIQDEQNRPSQQAVFEEITKIKEKLSRPKGEDNFQGENDQDIGQVAQHMQDVSVSHFSHEPPFKPRRNPAKLWTIAAIIFALIIAGAAGALAYFGPPSFFTQYSQKEPDLKIVLPKNFKHGETGDGTKYFIASGTIVNPTSKKVDIPVMIVTLRDAKGIKVHQWEMNPPVAQLAPGATVDFSEAQLDVPRRATKLFISWKLN